A window of Elusimicrobiota bacterium contains these coding sequences:
- the xerD gene encoding site-specific tyrosine recombinase XerD: MEEYLRYISVERGLARNTTSAYVSDLEQFLAYLEGRGQDPLKILRSDLEDYLWELKSKKGLAASSLFRKIEALRSFYFFQAAERRVEVNPAAELRSPRRPARLPQFLTAEEVGRLLAVPAGVSYAALRTRVMLEILYATGMRVSEILALKAEYVNLQDGWVRVLGKGSKERLIPVHERALSLLKQFLQIRQQRFPHAADGEVFLNRRGRRLSRVQFWRDLQALAKRAGLEGKVHPHVLRHTFATHMLQGGADLRSVQEMLGHSSLATTQIYTHLEASGLKESHRRYHPRG; encoded by the coding sequence CTGGAGGAGTACCTCCGCTACATATCGGTGGAGCGGGGGCTGGCTCGCAACACGACTTCGGCTTACGTCTCGGATCTGGAGCAGTTCCTGGCTTACCTGGAGGGCCGCGGCCAGGACCCCCTGAAGATCCTGCGCAGCGACCTGGAGGACTACCTCTGGGAGCTCAAGTCCAAGAAAGGGCTCGCGGCCAGCTCTCTTTTCCGCAAGATCGAGGCCTTGCGCTCCTTCTATTTCTTCCAGGCCGCGGAGCGCCGCGTCGAGGTCAACCCGGCCGCGGAGCTGCGCTCGCCCCGGCGGCCGGCGCGCCTGCCCCAGTTCCTGACCGCGGAGGAGGTGGGGCGCCTTTTGGCCGTCCCCGCCGGCGTCTCCTATGCGGCCCTGCGCACCCGGGTCATGCTCGAGATCCTCTACGCCACAGGCATGCGCGTCTCGGAGATCCTGGCGCTCAAAGCCGAGTACGTCAACCTCCAAGACGGCTGGGTGCGCGTTCTGGGCAAGGGCTCCAAGGAGCGCCTGATCCCCGTGCACGAGCGGGCCTTGTCGCTCCTGAAGCAGTTCCTGCAGATCCGTCAGCAGCGCTTCCCGCACGCGGCGGACGGGGAGGTCTTCCTCAATAGACGCGGCCGCCGGCTCTCTCGCGTGCAGTTCTGGCGGGACCTGCAGGCCCTGGCCAAGCGCGCCGGGCTGGAGGGCAAGGTCCATCCGCATGTGCTGCGCCACACGTTCGCCACGCACATGCTCCAAGGCGGGGCGGACCTGAGGAGCGTGCAGGAGATGTTGGGACATTCCAGCCTCGCCACGACGCAGATCTACACGCATCTCGAGGCTTCCGGGCTCAAGGAGTCCCATAGGAGGTACCACCCGCGTGGTTAG